From Nerophis lumbriciformis linkage group LG39, RoL_Nlum_v2.1, whole genome shotgun sequence, one genomic window encodes:
- the LOC133577788 gene encoding inactive all-trans-retinol 13,14-reductase, whose product MWLLVVLACLVIWAGVSYWYLFGKPSPFSLDSVRPPGPREFDQKKRDKVIKQGFSADKVPENLDVVVIGSGIGGLAAGATLAKAGKKVLVLEQHDQAGGCCHTYVEKGFEFDVGLHYVGQLHENSLLRIIFDQLSEGQLEFQELNQHFDTIQIGLGDDKREYSIFSGKTEMKAHLLKQFPDDTDAIETFFQIMKVSAKKTHYLATLKLLPQWLSLFLLKSGIADAASSVFRLSGTSATDLVNKLTANKDLHVIFSYLFYGVPPKDSSILINALLVHHYKRGAYYPKGGGSEIAFNIIRTIQRHGGTCLVRAPVSQVLVDHKGVAYGVKVRKGGKDVEVHAPVVVSNCGIFTTFQKLLPPEIQVKPDIQERLNMMKHGRGSFLVFSGFDGTEEELGLVSTNFWLFKNNDMDKSMEEFFALSKDEAPDNIPMMFITMPSAKDPEAKIRHPGKSCMTILTMVKYEWFQEWTDTAVRHRGDDYFHYKMRFANKLFDWACQLFPNIRDKLVFQDVATPLTNMHYLGSQRGAMYSAEHNLERFQAEAVARNRCHTPVKNLFLSGQDVFSCGIAGALHGGILCASAVLERIVYVDLLFLKKKLKRQKAKELAQLAQKKLQ is encoded by the exons ATGTGGCTCTTGGTCGTCTTGGCGTGCTTGGTGATTTGGGCAGGGGTGTCCTACTGGTACTTGTTCGGGAAGCCCAGTCCTTTCTCCCTGGACTCGGTCAGGCCGCCTGGACCTCGAGAGTTTGACCAGAAGAAGAGGGACAAAGTCATCAAGCAAG GTTTCAGCGCTGACAAGGTGCCCGAGAACCTGGACGTGGTAGTGATCGGCAGCGGAATCGGCGGGCTGGCGGCGGGCGCCACCTTGGCCAAGGCGGGCAAGAAGGTTCTGGTTCTGGAGCAGCACGACCAGGCGGGCGGCTGCTGTCACACCTACGTGGAGAAAGGCTTCGAGTTTGACGTTG GCCTCCACTACGTCGGCCAGCTCCATGAGAACAGCCTCCTCCGCATCATCTTTGACCAGCTGTCTGAGGGACAGCTGGAGTTCCAGGAGCTGAACCAACACTTTGACACCATCCAGATCGGCCTGGGGGACGACAAGCGGGAGTACAGCATCTTCTCTGGGAAAACGGAAATGAAGGCTCACCTCTTGAAGCAATTCCCCGACGACACGGACGCCATCGAGACCTTCTTCCAGATCATGAAG GTTTCAGCCAAGAAGACTCACTACCTGGCGACCCTCAAGCTCCTCCCACAGTGGTTGTCCTTGTTCCTGTTGAAGTCGGGAATCGCAGACGCGGCCTCGTCGGTTTTCCGCCTCTCTGGAACGAGTGCCACGGACTTGGTGAACAAGCTGACCGCCAACAAAGACCTCCACGTCATCTTTTCCTACCTATTCTACG GCGTGCCTCCAAAGGACTCCAGTATCCTGATCAACGCCCTCCTGGTCCACCACTACAAGCGAGGTGCGTACTACCCCAAAGGTGGCGGCAGTGAGATCGCCTTCAACATCATCCGCACCATCCAGAGACACGGGGGCACCTGCCTGGTCAGGGCTCCGGTCTCCCAGGTCCTGGTGGACCACAAGGGGGTGGCGTACG GGGTGAAGGTGAGGAAAGGCGGGAAGGACGTGGAGGTCCATGCTCCTGTGGTGGTCTCCAACTGCGGCATCTTCACCACCTTCCAGAAACTTCTTCCTCCTGAGATCCAAGTCAAACCAG ACATCCAGGAGAGGCTGAACATGATGAAACACGGCAGAGGTTCCTTCTTGGTCTTCTCTGGTTTCGATGGCACTGAAGAAGAACTGGGCCTAGTTTCCACCAACTTCTGGCTCTTCAAAAACAACGACATGGACAAATC GATGGAGGAGTTTTTTGCTCTGAGCAAAGACGAAGCGCCGGACAACATTCCCATGATGTTCATCACCATGCCCTCAGCCAAAGACCCGGAAGCCAAGATCCGCCACCCCG GGAAGTCCTGCATGACCATCCTGACCATGGTGAAGTACGAGTGGTTCCAGGAGTGGACCGACACCGCCGTGCGCCATCGGGGCGACGACTACTTCCACTACAAGATGAGATTCGCCAACAAACTCTTCGACTGGGCCTGTCAGCTCTTCCCCAACATCCGAGACAAG CTGGTATTCCAGGACGTGGCCACGCCCCTCACCAACATGCACTACCTGGGCTCCCAGCGCGGCGCCATGTACTCCGCCGAGCACAACCTGGAGCGCTTCCAGGCCGAGGCGGTGGCGAGGAACCGGTGTCACACCCCCGTCAAGAACCTCTTCCTCTCCG GCCAGGACGTGTTCAGCTGCGGCATCGCCGGAGCGCTGCACGGCGGGATCCTCTGCGCCTCGGCCGTGCTGGAGCGCATCGTCTACGTGGACCTGCTCTTCCTCAAGAAGAAGCTGAAGAGGCAGAAGGCCAAGGAGCTGGCCCAGCTGGCCCAGAAGAAGCTGCAGTGA